One genomic window of Conexivisphaerales archaeon includes the following:
- a CDS encoding alcohol dehydrogenase catalytic domain-containing protein, translated as MKALVFESGLHLLDVNLKVAADDSVIRIKRAGICGTDIAIAKGDYKIREPLILGHELFGVVEEVKHRSDLRREDRVVSEINVSCGTCYFCRRNMNTHCKNIQTLGISRDGGFAERLSVPARNLHKVPDSISDEEAAFIEPLAAAVQLTKMASVREGESILIVGSGRLALLILQVLKLARPSLIAVLGKRRSKLEIAKQLGADAVFTSEESEKCVQLVDGNGFDHVVEATGNEDGLAMAVDLVRPRGTIHVKSTHGLKARFDITKAVVKEVRIQGSRCGPFDDAIKLLAEGSVDIRRLLTSTYSLEDFEQAFREASGGEAIKVQFVL; from the coding sequence ATGAAAGCTCTGGTCTTTGAATCAGGTCTTCATCTCCTTGATGTGAATTTGAAGGTAGCGGCTGATGATTCTGTAATCAGAATTAAAAGAGCAGGGATCTGCGGAACTGACATAGCAATAGCAAAGGGAGATTATAAGATAAGAGAGCCCCTTATACTTGGACATGAGCTCTTCGGTGTAGTCGAAGAAGTAAAGCATCGTTCAGACCTTAGGAGGGAGGACAGGGTCGTTTCTGAAATCAACGTCTCATGCGGAACCTGTTATTTCTGCAGAAGAAATATGAACACCCATTGCAAGAACATTCAGACACTTGGCATAAGCAGAGATGGAGGTTTTGCAGAAAGGCTTTCCGTTCCAGCGAGAAACCTGCACAAAGTTCCCGACAGCATCTCAGACGAAGAAGCTGCCTTCATAGAGCCTCTGGCTGCAGCAGTGCAGTTGACCAAGATGGCATCGGTGAGAGAAGGCGAGAGCATACTGATAGTCGGGAGTGGTAGATTAGCTCTGCTCATACTGCAGGTGCTGAAGCTAGCAAGGCCTTCACTTATCGCAGTTCTGGGTAAGAGACGAAGCAAGCTGGAGATAGCAAAGCAGCTGGGGGCTGATGCTGTATTCACAAGTGAGGAATCCGAAAAGTGTGTTCAGCTTGTGGATGGAAACGGCTTTGACCACGTGGTTGAAGCAACAGGGAATGAAGATGGGTTAGCGATGGCAGTTGACTTGGTCAGACCACGAGGAACTATTCACGTAAAGAGCACTCATGGTCTGAAAGCAAGGTTTGATATAACAAAGGCGGTTGTGAAGGAAGTAAGGATACAGGGTTCAAGGTGCGGGCCGTTCGATGATGCAATCAAGCTACTAGCAGAAGGAAGTGTTGATATCAGGAGGCTTCTAACATCAACATATTCTCTTGAAGACTTCGAGCAAGCGTTCAGGGAAGCTTCAGGCGGCGAAGCGATAAAGGTCCAGTTTGTTTTGTAA
- a CDS encoding HEPN domain-containing protein, with product MDLLEMAKDYMKRAETRLKSASLALSEASYPDVVRFSQECVELSLKAALRSRNVEYPKEHDIGKILKQVIDRFPDWLRSEVDRISEISSDLASKRAASMYGLEVANKPPGSLFSKNDALISLKDAEYVFKTIKKVIEQT from the coding sequence TTGGATCTGCTCGAGATGGCAAAGGATTACATGAAAAGAGCAGAAACAAGACTCAAAAGTGCATCGCTAGCGCTATCCGAAGCCAGTTACCCGGACGTTGTCAGGTTCAGTCAGGAGTGTGTTGAACTCTCGCTGAAGGCAGCGCTCAGGTCAAGAAATGTAGAATACCCGAAGGAGCACGACATAGGCAAGATACTGAAGCAAGTGATTGACAGGTTTCCCGATTGGCTCCGCAGCGAAGTCGACAGAATATCGGAGATATCTTCTGATTTGGCGAGTAAGAGAGCTGCAAGCATGTATGGCCTGGAGGTAGCAAACAAGCCTCCAGGTAGCCTCTTTTCCAAGAACGATGCTTTAATTTCTCTCAAGGATGCAGAATATGTATTCAAGACCATAAAAAAGGTGATTGAGCAGACATAA
- a CDS encoding nucleotidyltransferase domain-containing protein: MNSGLPPWLLNTYAILMQHFGFLPFEVRVAKQVFPESELTSIALFRLKQRGWVRVFKKRQYRLVHPIVAIQSSINRWPSLIKDELRLPVCELAVAKLIEELGPDLKSLLLFGSLARNKTTRESDIDIFVVSSGLPEEYFRRVRLLNSIIYTHHLEAWLNLLWQKEHIYPLIDVLSITPQELDVEQPFFLDLAEGSIAIIDKGEFVKSKLNELKMKLYQRGARKITLPDDSYYWLLPKSA; encoded by the coding sequence ATGAATTCAGGTCTGCCGCCGTGGCTACTGAACACTTATGCAATACTCATGCAACATTTTGGATTTCTTCCGTTCGAAGTCAGAGTCGCCAAGCAAGTATTTCCTGAAAGTGAGCTGACCTCGATTGCTCTCTTTAGGCTTAAACAAAGAGGCTGGGTAAGAGTGTTTAAAAAAAGACAATACAGGCTTGTTCACCCTATTGTAGCTATACAGTCTTCGATTAACAGATGGCCTAGCCTCATCAAGGACGAGTTGAGGCTTCCAGTCTGTGAACTTGCAGTGGCTAAACTGATCGAAGAGCTAGGACCGGACCTCAAGAGCCTGTTATTATTCGGCTCTCTCGCAAGAAACAAGACCACAAGGGAAAGCGATATAGACATCTTCGTCGTCTCATCAGGTCTTCCTGAAGAATATTTCAGAAGGGTAAGGCTGTTAAATTCGATCATCTATACCCATCATCTGGAGGCATGGCTGAATCTGCTCTGGCAGAAAGAACACATATATCCTCTCATAGATGTACTCAGCATCACCCCTCAGGAACTCGATGTTGAACAGCCTTTCTTTCTTGACCTGGCAGAAGGCTCTATAGCAATAATAGACAAGGGTGAGTTTGTCAAGAGCAAGCTTAATGAACTGAAGATGAAGCTCTATCAGAGAGGTGCGAGGAAGATAACGTTACCTGACGACAGTTACTACTGGCTTCTCCCCAAATCTGCATGA
- a CDS encoding NAD(P)/FAD-dependent oxidoreductase produces the protein MQSKRKFDVVVIGAGPAGCSAAESAASKGMKVALLEQEDAVAMRVRTSGVTWQSDAEALGIPSELYHPIHSFRFFSPKGSSEISCSRDAACVLNVRALYQRLAENAADKGAEIFLGCRASKVVTNSEPEQTEITGVVSSERGGKSVEFGQDVLIDASGFHSFLTKQVEGVNAWSRFGVGAEYEAYVDKLDEDSWMLMVGKQYSPAGYAWVFPLGKKRARIGVGIGKPDSDINPADWLDNLLSKRPGPLADLGRIEPIEFHFGMVPNQGLRDWFVGNGYAMVGDAAGQVNPLVLEGIRFAIKYGRLCGESAADQLRTGKEYLSSRYEATVKNEMKRRIETASKVQSRWLGLDDEGWDREIAMIDQFSCDEFLTFIKADFTPSTIVRLSVKHPSMAARELFSIVRSSLGL, from the coding sequence ATGCAATCAAAGAGAAAATTTGACGTCGTTGTAATAGGAGCTGGCCCGGCTGGCTGCTCTGCGGCTGAATCTGCAGCTTCAAAAGGAATGAAGGTGGCACTTCTTGAGCAGGAAGATGCGGTCGCAATGCGTGTCAGGACGAGCGGCGTCACTTGGCAGAGCGATGCTGAAGCTCTCGGGATCCCAAGCGAGCTTTACCATCCGATACATTCTTTCAGGTTCTTTTCTCCAAAAGGATCCTCAGAAATATCATGCTCTCGTGATGCAGCATGCGTCCTGAATGTAAGAGCTCTTTATCAAAGACTTGCTGAGAATGCTGCTGATAAGGGGGCTGAAATATTTCTGGGTTGCAGGGCAAGCAAGGTTGTCACTAACTCAGAGCCGGAACAAACTGAAATAACTGGTGTGGTTTCTTCAGAGAGAGGAGGCAAATCTGTAGAATTCGGTCAGGATGTACTGATAGATGCAAGTGGTTTTCATTCCTTCCTGACCAAGCAGGTGGAAGGTGTTAATGCTTGGAGCAGGTTTGGCGTAGGGGCTGAGTATGAGGCTTATGTTGACAAACTTGACGAAGATTCCTGGATGCTGATGGTCGGAAAGCAATATTCTCCTGCTGGGTATGCCTGGGTCTTCCCGCTGGGAAAGAAAAGGGCAAGGATAGGCGTAGGAATAGGGAAACCTGATTCAGATATCAACCCGGCAGACTGGCTTGACAATCTTCTTTCTAAGAGGCCGGGTCCTCTGGCTGACCTGGGAAGGATAGAACCCATAGAGTTTCACTTTGGTATGGTTCCCAACCAAGGTCTCAGAGACTGGTTTGTCGGAAATGGCTACGCTATGGTGGGCGATGCGGCAGGCCAGGTGAACCCGCTGGTGCTGGAGGGGATTCGCTTTGCCATAAAGTACGGCAGGTTATGCGGAGAATCAGCTGCAGACCAGCTCAGAACCGGGAAAGAATACCTCTCCAGCAGGTATGAAGCCACGGTGAAGAATGAAATGAAGAGAAGAATAGAAACTGCAAGTAAAGTTCAATCCAGATGGCTTGGACTTGACGATGAAGGCTGGGACAGAGAGATAGCCATGATAGACCAGTTCAGTTGCGATGAATTCCTTACCTTCATCAAGGCTGATTTCACACCAAGCACGATCGTAAGGCTTTCTGTAAAGCATCCTTCCATGGCTGCAAGGGAGCTGTTTTCCATAGTTCGCTCATCGTTGGGTCTTTAG
- the albA gene encoding DNA-binding protein Alba — MSNNTVFIGKKPVMNYVLACLTLFQNGANEVTIKARGRSISTAVDSAEILRKKFSPDVQVKEIRIDTEQVKDSETGATSNVSSIEILLTK, encoded by the coding sequence ATGTCGAACAACACCGTATTCATAGGAAAGAAACCCGTAATGAACTATGTACTCGCCTGTCTGACCCTGTTCCAGAACGGGGCTAATGAAGTGACCATAAAGGCTAGAGGTCGCTCCATAAGCACCGCTGTAGACTCGGCTGAGATACTGAGGAAGAAATTCTCGCCAGACGTGCAAGTCAAGGAAATCAGGATAGACACCGAGCAAGTCAAGGACAGCGAGACGGGTGCAACCAGCAACGTCAGCAGTATAGAGATCCTGCTGACAAAGTAA
- the rbcL gene encoding type III ribulose-bisphosphate carboxylase, whose product MPEDSVEWYHDFVRLGYKPGDDELVALFYVEPAEGFTMEDAAGRVASESSVGTWSTLTTLTPLVKRLMAAAYEIDGNFVKVSYPSELFELGNMPQILSSIAGNVFGMKAVKNLRLIDVSWPRSIVRSFSGPLFGKEGIRSFMKVKARPLTASVPKPKVGLTYEEHAQNGYQAWIGGLDLLKDDENLSSQSFNTFQKRVDTTFKLRDKAEKETGEKKSYLINITAETDEMKKRARLVKDAGGEYVMVDILTTGWAALQTIKRTCEELGLAIHAHRAFHAAFTRNPKHGMSMLVVAETARLIGVDQLHIGTVIGKLESSREEVLTLKEKLTSNLSRENRSPTFPAFRQDWHGLKDVFPVSSGGLHVGILYPLLDMLGTDIIVQMGGGIWGHPDGGRAGAKALRDAIDAYMNGIDIQDYADKSKELKTALKKWGTKSYR is encoded by the coding sequence ATGCCCGAAGATTCTGTGGAATGGTACCACGACTTCGTCCGCCTGGGTTACAAGCCAGGTGATGATGAGCTTGTTGCTTTGTTTTATGTCGAGCCTGCAGAAGGATTCACAATGGAAGATGCAGCTGGAAGGGTTGCCTCTGAAAGCAGCGTGGGGACATGGTCGACGCTGACAACCCTGACCCCTCTCGTAAAGAGGCTGATGGCTGCTGCCTATGAGATAGATGGAAACTTTGTGAAAGTCTCCTATCCTTCGGAGCTCTTTGAACTTGGTAATATGCCACAAATTCTGAGCTCCATAGCAGGAAACGTGTTCGGTATGAAGGCGGTAAAAAATCTCAGACTCATCGACGTAAGCTGGCCAAGAAGTATAGTCAGGTCGTTTTCTGGCCCGCTATTCGGGAAGGAGGGTATCAGGAGTTTCATGAAGGTGAAGGCAAGGCCTCTGACCGCCTCTGTCCCAAAGCCCAAGGTAGGTCTTACTTACGAGGAACATGCCCAGAACGGCTATCAGGCCTGGATTGGCGGCTTGGACCTGCTCAAGGATGACGAGAACCTCTCCAGCCAGTCGTTCAACACATTCCAAAAGAGAGTGGATACTACGTTCAAACTGAGGGACAAGGCTGAAAAGGAGACAGGAGAGAAGAAGAGCTACCTGATAAACATCACAGCTGAGACGGATGAAATGAAGAAGAGAGCTAGGCTTGTGAAGGATGCTGGAGGAGAGTATGTCATGGTGGATATCTTGACCACAGGCTGGGCAGCACTTCAGACTATAAAGAGAACCTGCGAAGAGCTGGGTCTAGCCATACATGCACACAGAGCTTTCCACGCCGCATTCACGAGAAATCCAAAGCATGGGATGTCTATGCTTGTTGTTGCTGAGACCGCCAGGCTAATAGGTGTGGACCAGCTTCATATAGGTACAGTGATAGGTAAGCTGGAGAGCAGCAGGGAAGAAGTGCTGACGCTGAAAGAGAAGCTAACCTCCAACCTTTCTAGAGAGAATAGAAGCCCAACCTTTCCTGCTTTCAGGCAAGACTGGCATGGATTGAAGGATGTCTTTCCTGTCAGTTCAGGTGGGCTGCACGTTGGTATACTGTACCCTCTACTTGATATGCTGGGGACAGATATCATAGTCCAGATGGGAGGAGGGATATGGGGTCATCCTGATGGCGGTAGAGCTGGGGCGAAGGCCCTGAGGGATGCCATAGATGCGTACATGAATGGTATAGATATTCAGGATTATGCTGACAAAAGCAAGGAGCTCAAGACTGCTCTGAAGAAGTGGGGAACCAAGTCCTACAGATGA
- a CDS encoding cytosine deaminase, producing the protein MSILFKEVRLRGIEGKFDVLVDGSKIESVKSQIKAEADRIVKADGRLLLPSFTDMHFHLDSVLTQGMYGYNLSGTLLEGIELWNKAKKRLTVDDIIARAERALKMIVSCGTTRLRTHADVSDPDLKTLKALLKVKEKYKGVIDIQITAFPQNGILTDPGNATLLERAVEMGADNVGIIPHYEYTREDGIRSIDFAFELAKRYKKDIDGHVDETDDENSRFLEVLAAKTIRERFQGRVAAGHVTAMHGYNGSYMQKLLLLLKRSNITIVSNPLVNVHLQGRFDGYPRRRGIARIKELLQSGVNVALGHDCIMDPWYPLGKGDMLQVLFMAVHLEQLTGIEEIKRSFDMITVNPAKALRIEKSYGIEPGKMADLVLLDARDEVEALSKLLPPLAVIKNGKVVAERNELKTALSI; encoded by the coding sequence TTGAGCATACTGTTTAAAGAAGTAAGGCTGAGAGGAATAGAAGGAAAATTCGACGTTTTGGTAGATGGCTCAAAAATAGAGTCAGTAAAGAGTCAAATCAAGGCCGAAGCTGATAGAATCGTTAAAGCAGATGGCAGGCTGCTATTGCCATCGTTCACAGACATGCACTTTCACCTGGATTCTGTCCTCACTCAGGGGATGTACGGCTACAATTTATCAGGGACGCTGCTCGAAGGGATAGAGCTCTGGAACAAAGCCAAAAAGAGGCTTACAGTCGATGACATAATTGCAAGGGCTGAAAGAGCTCTTAAAATGATAGTTTCTTGCGGAACGACACGCCTGAGAACACATGCAGACGTTTCAGACCCAGACCTCAAAACTCTGAAGGCTCTTTTGAAGGTGAAGGAGAAATACAAAGGAGTGATAGACATTCAGATAACAGCCTTTCCGCAGAACGGAATACTAACAGACCCTGGTAACGCAACGCTTCTTGAAAGAGCTGTAGAAATGGGTGCCGACAATGTTGGTATAATACCTCATTACGAGTACACAAGGGAAGATGGCATTAGATCCATAGATTTTGCCTTCGAGCTAGCCAAGAGGTACAAGAAGGATATAGACGGTCACGTTGATGAAACAGATGATGAGAATTCAAGATTTCTGGAAGTGCTCGCAGCAAAGACGATCAGAGAGCGCTTCCAAGGAAGGGTTGCCGCAGGCCATGTTACTGCGATGCACGGCTACAACGGTTCTTACATGCAGAAGCTCTTACTTTTGCTGAAGAGAAGCAACATAACTATAGTATCGAATCCTCTGGTCAATGTGCACCTGCAGGGAAGGTTCGATGGGTATCCAAGAAGAAGGGGTATAGCTAGGATCAAGGAGCTGCTGCAGTCAGGAGTCAACGTTGCTCTTGGCCATGATTGTATCATGGACCCCTGGTATCCGCTTGGGAAAGGAGATATGCTTCAGGTTCTGTTCATGGCAGTCCATCTGGAGCAGTTAACCGGAATAGAAGAAATAAAGCGTTCGTTCGACATGATAACAGTCAACCCCGCCAAGGCTCTGCGCATCGAAAAGAGTTATGGAATAGAGCCTGGTAAGATGGCTGATCTCGTTCTTCTGGATGCAAGGGATGAAGTGGAAGCGCTCTCGAAACTTCTTCCACCGCTTGCTGTTATCAAAAATGGAAAGGTCGTTGCTGAAAGAAACGAACTAAAGACCGCTCTTTCTATCTGA
- a CDS encoding cytosine permease, with protein sequence MSKEQDSSNAAPESKVLVVDRVSSTKFYPDKGYVELTKEFSEEKYLWNQDFHPTPVKLRNWGSWTFFAVWFGMAVEVESWALVSIGYSFGLNWFWSLLSVVLGNAIVLIPMIIQSHGGARYGVPETPLTRSRWGIYGNWIPSILRGIIGAGWWGIDTWIIAECFGAMYIIYNHQLPSLLAAVQNGTATPFTIASINPTLFWTVFLLTIVVRLILLYLSPPKTGQKVLKLISWTVPFIGFIGFGILFYSMMSLSGWQWTAILDTPTQVSGSDFWYAFIGLVNANVAFWATMAISMPDYTRYAKSQFAQTMGQIPLPLLMLGIGALGLVTTGASLVYFKTPIWDPVLLSALVISNQPIAYLTLFLLMLGIIIVNIYADTVGPGYDFANIYPKKLSWFRGVLIVVLIAAVLQAWSYYFNAASYVENWLLTYGALLGGVEGIIVFDYALIRRFKFEVFDLFYSKGRFRYFKGFNPAALISFIITMILVFPPNFYLPTSLASASLYPYQGWVFQNSWISAILISGLVYTLLMIAWVLPKYQPELKGNIFKGYIAEDTLRIFEKED encoded by the coding sequence GTGAGCAAAGAACAAGACAGCAGCAATGCTGCACCAGAAAGCAAGGTCCTAGTTGTTGACCGAGTTAGTTCTACTAAATTTTACCCGGATAAGGGATACGTCGAACTGACCAAAGAGTTTTCAGAGGAAAAATATCTCTGGAACCAGGACTTCCATCCCACTCCAGTCAAACTGAGAAATTGGGGCTCCTGGACATTTTTTGCAGTCTGGTTCGGAATGGCAGTTGAGGTTGAATCGTGGGCCCTTGTTTCGATTGGTTATTCTTTTGGACTCAACTGGTTCTGGTCACTACTTTCGGTTGTGTTGGGTAATGCAATAGTACTCATTCCGATGATAATCCAGAGCCATGGTGGAGCTAGGTATGGAGTGCCTGAGACACCACTTACTCGAAGCAGGTGGGGGATATACGGAAACTGGATACCTTCTATACTGAGAGGGATAATTGGCGCAGGATGGTGGGGGATCGATACATGGATAATCGCAGAATGCTTCGGTGCAATGTACATAATTTACAATCACCAGCTTCCTTCGCTTTTGGCAGCAGTCCAAAACGGGACCGCTACTCCCTTCACTATAGCATCTATCAACCCTACCCTCTTCTGGACAGTCTTTCTGCTCACCATAGTGGTGAGGCTGATTCTGCTTTACCTCTCACCCCCAAAGACTGGGCAGAAGGTTCTGAAGCTGATATCGTGGACCGTACCTTTCATAGGTTTCATAGGGTTTGGAATACTTTTCTACAGCATGATGTCTTTATCTGGCTGGCAATGGACTGCTATTCTTGATACACCAACGCAGGTAAGCGGTTCTGACTTCTGGTACGCATTCATAGGCCTTGTGAACGCCAACGTGGCTTTCTGGGCTACCATGGCGATAAGCATGCCAGACTACACAAGATACGCAAAATCACAATTTGCGCAAACTATGGGGCAGATTCCACTACCCCTTCTTATGCTCGGAATAGGAGCTCTTGGCCTTGTAACTACAGGGGCATCACTTGTCTACTTCAAGACCCCTATCTGGGACCCAGTTTTGCTTTCAGCTCTTGTGATCAGCAATCAGCCAATCGCCTACCTGACCCTTTTCCTTCTTATGCTGGGCATCATAATAGTCAACATTTATGCTGATACAGTAGGCCCCGGCTATGACTTCGCCAACATCTATCCCAAGAAGCTGAGCTGGTTCAGAGGGGTTTTGATAGTTGTTCTGATAGCTGCTGTACTTCAGGCGTGGAGCTACTACTTCAATGCAGCGAGCTATGTGGAGAACTGGTTACTGACCTATGGTGCGTTGCTTGGAGGTGTGGAAGGAATCATAGTCTTCGATTATGCACTAATCAGGCGCTTCAAGTTCGAGGTCTTCGACCTTTTCTACTCCAAAGGAAGGTTCAGATACTTCAAGGGCTTCAACCCAGCTGCACTGATATCCTTCATAATCACAATGATTCTTGTATTTCCGCCCAATTTCTATCTCCCCACCTCTTTAGCCTCTGCCTCTCTGTACCCGTATCAGGGCTGGGTCTTCCAGAATTCCTGGATATCTGCAATATTGATTTCGGGACTGGTCTATACTCTTCTGATGATAGCCTGGGTCTTACCAAAGTACCAGCCCGAACTCAAGGGAAACATCTTCAAAGGCTATATTGCTGAAGATACGTTGAGGATATTTGAGAAAGAGGATTGA
- a CDS encoding VOC family protein, producing MRAKFAYTGIRVSSMDESISFYTDVMGMKLVRRFKIGETKGEIATLSSEEDEILELNWYDRESQFYSDYVVGEALDHLAFRVDSLEAAVNEAESKGYPVKAEIRAGNSRWCYIQDPNGIWIELFE from the coding sequence GTGAGAGCGAAATTTGCCTATACGGGTATAAGAGTTAGCAGTATGGACGAGTCCATATCATTCTACACCGATGTTATGGGGATGAAGTTAGTGAGAAGGTTCAAGATAGGTGAGACGAAGGGAGAAATAGCCACCCTTTCCTCAGAAGAAGATGAAATTCTTGAACTCAACTGGTACGATAGAGAGAGCCAGTTTTATTCTGACTACGTGGTAGGCGAAGCACTAGACCATCTGGCCTTCAGGGTTGATAGCCTCGAAGCTGCAGTAAATGAGGCAGAAAGTAAAGGCTACCCTGTTAAGGCAGAGATTAGAGCTGGAAACAGCAGATGGTGTTACATCCAGGACCCGAACGGGATCTGGATCGAATTGTTTGAATGA